The Lycium barbarum isolate Lr01 chromosome 10, ASM1917538v2, whole genome shotgun sequence genome includes a region encoding these proteins:
- the LOC132614750 gene encoding fumarylacetoacetase-like: protein MGLKSFVEVQLDSQFPLENLPYGVFRPSPGCEARTGVAIGDYVLDLSVIASAGLFDGPLLKNSTCFNQPNLNKFLELGRPAWKEARATLQKLLSDTEPTLRDDASLRQNALHLMDKVEMLLPVAVGDYTDFYSNINHATNCGLMFRGSENPIKPNWFCLPIAYHGRASSIVVSGTNIVRPRGQDRPKGNSPPYFGPSRKMDFELEMAAVVGPGNELGKPVDVNEAADHIFGLVLMNDWSARDIQGWECVPLGPFLGKSFGTTISPWIVTLDALEPFVCDAPKQNPPPLPYLAEKESRNYDIELEIFIKPAGQEQSYAVTKSNFKHLYWTISQQLAHHTVNGCNLRPGDLLGSGTMSGPEPGTYGSLLELTWNGTKPLSLGGVTRTFIEDGDEIIFTGCCKGNDYTVGFGKCSGKILPSPT from the exons ATGGGGCTGAAATCGTTTGTTGAAGTTCAATTGGATTCCCAGTTTCCTCTCGAGAACCTGCCCTATGGCGTTTTCAGGCCTTCACCGGGTTGTGAAGCTAGAACTGGTGTTGCCATTGGTGATTACGTTTTGGACCTCTCTGTTATTGCTTCTGCCGGTCTTTTTGATGGTCCTCTTCTAAAAAATTCCACTTGTTTCAATCAG CCTAATCTTAACAAGTTCCTGGAACTGGGACGACCTGCATGGAAGGAAGCTCGTGCTACATTACAAAAACTCCTGTCTG ATACTGAACCAACATTGCGAGACGATGCAAGTCTGAGGCAAAATGCTCTTCACCTTATG GACAAGGTGGAAATGCTTCTTCCTGTCGCAGTAGGAGACTACACAGACTTCTATTCAAACATAAATCACGCCACGAATTGTGGGCTCATGTTCCGTGGCTCTGAGAACCCAATTAAGCCAAACTG GTTTTGTCTTCCTATCGCGTACCACGGACGTGCCTCATCTATTGTTGTATCAGGCACTAACATTGTAAGACCAAG AGGACAGGATCGTCCAAAAGGGAATTCACCGCCATATTTTGGACCATCTCGTAAGATGGActttgagttagaaatg GCTGCTGTAGTTGGACCTGGAAATGAACTCGGAAAGCCTGTAGATGTTAATGAAGCTGCAGATCACATATTTGGCCTCGTCTTGATGAATGACTGGAGTG CTAGAGATATCCAGGGTTGGGAATGTGTGCCTCTTGGTCCCTTTCTTGGGAAGAGTTTTG GCACAACTATATCGCCTTGGATTGTGACCTTAGATGCTCTGGAGCCTTTTGTATGTGACGCTCCAAAGCAG AATCCTCCTCCATTACCATATCTTGCGGAGAAGGAATCCAGAAATTACGACATAGAGTTAGAG ATTTTCATTAAGCCTGCTGGACAGGAACAATCCTATGCTGTCACAAAAAGCAACTTCAAGCATTT ATATTGGACAATTTCACAGCAACTTGCTCACCATACTGTCAATGGTTGCAACCTAAGGCCTGGTGATCTTCTTGGATCCGGAACTATGAGTGGACCT GAACCAGGAACTTATGGAAGTCTTCTTGAACTAACGTGGAACGGAACAAAGCCACTGTCTTTAGGTGGCGTAACTCGTACATTCATAGAAGATGGAGATGAAATTATCTTCACCGGGTGTTGCAAG GGAAATGACTATACAGTTGGTTTTGGAAAATGCTCTGGTAAAATTCTTCCATCACCAACCTGA